The window CGTAGCGCATCGATTCGGAACCCTCGACGAGGAGTCATGCCATGTCCGAACGTGGACCTGTGTCGAAACGTGGATGGATTCTGACCGCGATCGTGTGCGTGGCCCTGCTGGTGCCGGGTGGCGCGTTCGCGAAGGGCAACATCAAGAAGAAGGGCATCGACGGGGCCGACTTCCAGGTCGGCGCGGATATCGGCGGCGCGGCGGCGGGTTTCATCCCCTACGCCTCGGCGACCTTCAACGACCTCGACGCATCGTTTTCGGGCTCGGGCGGTTTCGGGCCGATCTTCGGCGTTCACGGCAATCTGTACCCCGCGAAGAACTGGATCATCCACGTCGATTTCGGCTACATGAACCAGAAGCTCGATGTGGATGTGGATTTCGAGGACGAGGAAGCCGTCGACAATTCCGGCGCGAAGGTTGTGCTGGAGGACCAGGAGGTCGAGTACGCCATGAACATGTGGCGGTTCTCGATCGGCGCGGGGCAGAAGTTCGTTCCGTCGTCCAAGATCGTGCCCTACGGTCTTGTCGGCCTGAGCCTCCAGAGCCTGCGTTTCCGCGACGTGGACGAGGACGACCCGGCGACCGGCACGGGCCTCGGCCCCTTCGGCGCGCTGGGCGTGGACTTCCAGATCACCAAGACCTCCGGCATGTACGTGTACGGCGGCGGGCAGCTCCGCCTCGACCTGATCTACACGATTACCCCGCTCGAAATGGACAAGACCGAGGCCGAGATCACGATGGGCTACGTGCCCTTCGCCATCATCCTCACGAGCGGCGTGATGTTCTGATCCGCCCGCGAACCCGCGAATCCCGAAACGCCCGGTTCGCGCCGGGCGTTTTTGCGTGTTCGCCATGCGCGGTCAGCCGTGCGCGTTGCCCGCGCCGCGCGGCGCGTGGTAATGTCGGGCTCCCGATGGGGCGACTTCTTTCGCGAGGGATTCCATGACATCGATTCGGCGTTTGGGGTGGGTGCTCGCGCTCGTGTTCGTGTTCGGCGTGACCGGATGCACGTGCGGCGATGACGATGACGACAACGACTCCGGCGACGACGACGTCGCGGTCGACGACGATACGGACGACGACACCGCGGACGACGATGCGACCGACGACGATGCGGACGACGACGACATCGGTCCCTACGTCGTACCCCCGGTCAACAATCCCCCGCCGCCATACCCCGAGTGGGTGCATCGGCACTGGGTGTGGGAAGACGAATCGACGCAGCAGTCCGCGCTCGACCACGTGCAGGGTTACCTCGACCGCGACATCCCCGTGGGCGCGGTCATCATCGATAGCCCGTGGGAGACCGGCTACAACACCTTCGAGTGGGACGAAACACTCTTCCCCGACGCGCAGGCGATGATCGACGAATTCCACGACGAGGGCGTGCGTGTGTTCATGTGGATCACGCCGAACGTCAACGTCGACTCGCCGAATTTTCAGGAAGGTCTCGACGCGGGCTACTACGTGAAGGGCGGCGACACACTGGAATGGTGGAAGGGCGAGGGCGCGTACATCGACTACTGGAATCCCGACGCGCTCGCGTGGTGGCACGAGCAGATGGACAACGTGCTCGACATGGGCATCGACGGCTGGAAGACCGACGGTTCGGAGTTCACGCTGATCCTGTGGCCGTTCATCCCCACTTTCGACGGTCCCAAGACGCCCAAGGAATATCAGGACGCGTATTACCGCGACTTCTTCAACTACTCCCGCGAGCGCCTCGGCAACGACCGCGTCATCACGGCGCGCCCGGTGGACAGCTACGCGCTGCCGTGGGGCCCGGATTTCGCGCCGCACGACGTGAGCTTCGCGGGCTGGGTCGGCGATCAGGACCCGGACTGGAATGGCCTCGACGCCGCGATGCGCAACATGTTCATGTCGGGCAACCGCGGCCACGTGAATTTCGGATCGGACATCGCGGGCTATCGCGGCGACGATCCGCGCGAGAAAGATCTGTACGTGCGTTGGATGCAGTTCGGCGCGATGTCGCCGATCATGGAAAACGGCGGCAGCGGCGAACACCGGCCCTGGATGTATGACGACGAGGTGCTCGAAATCTACCGGTATTTCACCGAGCTGCACCACGCGATCCTGCCCTACATGTACAGCCAGGGTGCGGTGAGCTACGCGACCGGGCTGTCGAACTTCCGGCCCTTCATGCGTCAGCAGCGCAGTTACACGCTCGGTGCGGACATCTTTGTCGCGCCGTTCACCGAGGCCGGGGGCGAAAAGACCGTCACGTTCCCCGAGGGCACGTGGATCTACTGGTTCACCGGCGCGGAATACACCGGCGGCACGACCGAGGACCTTGATCTGCCCCTCGCAGAATTCCCGATCTTCATCCGAAAGGGCTCGATCATTCCCATGGCGCCGCCGGTCGGCGGGCTCTTCGACGCCGACGCGCTGCCGCGCGCGTTGACATTCTACGTCTACCCCGACGGCGAGGGGAGCGAGTTCGATCTGTACGAAGAAGACGGCCCCGGCGCGCGTGCGGAATACACGGTGACGGCCACGGGTATGACGATCTCGATCTCAGCGACCGCGCGGCCCGTGGCGCTGCGCCTGCATGGCGATTTCGCGGGCGAGCCGGTGAGCGTTGACCCGACGGGCGATCTCGACGCCGCCGCGGATTACGACGCGCTCGTCGCGACCGAGACAGGCGCGTTCTACTCGGAAGACGATTACGCCCTCTACATCAAGCCGGGCGCGGCCGCGGACGGTTTGATCGTCACGATCGGAAATCCGTGATGCAAAAGTTCTGGCTCGTTCTCGCGACCGGGTTCGGCACAGGCTTCGCGCCCGTGGCCAGCGGCACCTTCGGCACACTCGTGGGTATCCCGGTTGTGTGGCTGTTCGGCCTGTGCCCGGAGCGGTATGCACTGCTGGTCGGCGCAATCGTGCTGCTGCTGCTGGGCGTGAAGGCGGCGGCGGTGGCCGAAAAACACTACGGCCAAAAAGACAGCGGCAAGATCGTCATCGACGAGATCGTCGGCTACATGGTGACCATGTACATGGTGCCCGTGTCGTGGACGACGATTCTCGCGGGGTTTTTCCTGTTTCGGCTCTTCGACGTCATCAAGCTCTGGCCGGCCCGCCAGATCGATCAGGAAATGGGCGGCGGCTGGGGCGTGATGCTCGACGACGTGGCCGCGGGCGTGTATGCGAATGTGGCGCTGCAACTTCTACTGGTCGTGGGCTTTGTCCGCTAGAAATCGCGCTCGACATTTTGCGTTCGCGTACGTCGCGCTCGCGACGGCGTGCGCCGTCGTGCTTTCGGTCGGCTGTTCGCCGCGCCCCGCGCCCGGACAACTCCCCATCGTCGCCAAGACGACCGACACGCCGGATCGCCCGGCGAAGTCGCCCGCCGATCCCGGCCCGCTGTGGCTCGGCATCGCCCGCGAGGACATCTCGCCCGATCGCCCCGTCATCATGGGCGGCTACGGCATGTACATGTTTTCGCGCGCGCTGTGCCGATGGTCGCGCGGCACGCACGACCCGCTCTACGCCACGGCGCTCTACCTCGCGAAGGGCGACACGGAACTCGTCATCATCCACGCCGACCTCGTCGGCCTCGGTCAACCCGACATCTTCGACATCCGCACGCGCGTCTCACGCCGCCTCTCGATTCCCGTCGAGCACGTCATCGTCGCCGCGAGCCACACGCATCAGAGCCCTGACACCGTGGGGCTGTGGGGAACGATCATCCCCACGTCCAGCGGTCGCGACGCCGATTATATGCGCGAGATGCGCGGGCGCGCGGCGGACGCGGCGGTCGAGGCGTATCTGGCGCGCCGGTCCGCGCGGCTGGCGTTCGCGACCGGGCAGATCACGGACATGCACCGCAACACCTACGACGAGCAGATCAAAGCGCCCTTCATCGACCACACGGTGACGGCGCTTTATGCGCGCGACGCGGCGACGGACGAGGTCATCGCGACGCTCACCAACTGGGGCTGCCACCCCACCACCGAGGGCCCGCCGAACCGGCTGATCTCCGCGGATTACGTCGGCGCGTACTACCGCGCGATCGCGCGGGACGGCGGCGGGATGCCGATGTTCATCAACGCGTCGATCGGCGCGGCGATCCAACCCGATGAGAACTGGTTCAAGGCGAAACATCCCGGCAAGGACTCGCAGGGCTTCACGTGGGCGACCGCGATGGGCGAGGAGCTCGCGCGCCGCGTATTCTCGCTCAAGGCCGGGGCGCGCGAGTTGCCGGTGGAACGCATCGGCGTCGCCGAGCGCAACTTCCACGTGCCGATGCTCAGCGAGACCTACGACCTCGCTCGCAAGATGGACATGATGCCGAACGCGCTGCCCGCCCTCGGCGAGGAGTACCACACGCTCGTCACGGCGGTGGATCTGGGCGCGCTGCAGATCGGCACGATGCCCGGCGAGATGTCGCCGCAGCTCGGGCGGCAAATCCGCGCGGCGCTGGGCGGCGAGGCGCAGATCCTCGTCGGCCTCGGGCAGGACTGGGTCGGCTACCTCATCGACCGCGACCAGTACGAAAACCCCATGTACGCCTATGAAAAGATGCTGTGCCTGAGCCCGTGGCTTGGCGAGGCGGCGGTGTCGGCGCATGACGCGCTGCGCGTCGAACGCGAGGCCGCGCGGGCCAAGTCCCCCGCGCCCGCGCCCGCTTACTAACCCGCTACGATCCCTCTTTCGCCGCGATTCGCCGATACTGCCGCCACACCAGCGCGCCGATCACGCCGCCCGCAACCAGCAGCGCCGCCCACATCGCGATCGCCGCGAGGGGCGATTCGGTCGTCACCTTGCCGAAATCGGGGTTGGGCGCGAGCGGCTCGATGCGGCCCTCGGCCTTTTCGGGAAGCGCCGACACGTAGTGCGCCAGATCGTAGTGCGGCGCGCTCGCGTCGGGATTGCCCGCGTACAGCGCGAACGGCCCCGACGAGCGCGGCGAAAACACGAGACGCACCTCGCGCACCTCGGCCGTCAACGAGCGGATCGTGAGCGGCGCGTTGTCGAGGTCTTCGACGAGGATGCGCACGTATCGAAAACCGCTTCCGCTCCACGCGAGCGTCAGGTTCGCTTCCGCGCCGGAATCCGCGCCGAAGCGCCACAGCGTGCCCGATGTCACCGGCGTCCACGACTCCGGCTCCGCGCGTTTCGTCTTCGAGCCGTCTTCCATCACCACGTCGATCTCGCGTTCGGGCGCGTTGCGTCCCTCGACGCGCACCGAGCGGTGGAAAAACGCGTCGCCGATATCGATCACGAGCCGTTCGATCGGCAGGTGGCGATACCCCAGGTCGAACTCGGCGGTCGTCACGCCGTCCTTCGTCTCCACCGATTTGGTCTGCGCGCTCTCCTGACGCAGTGCGAGCGCGGGCCGCACGCGCAGCACCGCCGTCGCATCGCTCACCGCCGGCGCGCCGGCGTCGCCGTCGCCCGCCGCAACGGTGACGCGCAGATAGCGCATGTCGTTCACTGCGAATTCCACCGTGTCCTTGTTGTACAGTTTTTCCCACGCCTTCTCGGGATGGTTCACGCGAAACAGCAGCGCGCCCTCGCGCACCGTCGCCCAGATGCGGCCGTCGTCGCCGCCCTCGATCACCACGCGGCGACGGAAGTCGCGGCCATCCGTCGCGATGCGCAGCACGTTCTTTTCGATCTTCTTGCCGAAGTCCATCACGAACTGCGTGTCGCGGCCCTTGCGCACGCGATTCAGGATGCGCGCGCGCACCGACTCCTCGCGCACCTCGGGCCGTTCGTCGCGCAGCAGCCAACCGACCGGCGCGCCCGCCTCGTCGATGACGCGCACGTCGGCGAGGCCGGGCAGCGCCGCATCGAAGACGTCGCGGCCGACGGGCAGCTCGACCACGCCGTTTTGGGGGAAACGGTCGGCGACGATCGCGGCGCGCGCGCGCCAACGGGTGAGATCGGGGACCTCCTGCGCGAACGCGGTCCCCGCGATAAAGACGATGATCGACGCGAGGGAAAGAATCCTCCGCTTCATGCGCTCTCCGATTTTGCCGCTTCGGCGGCCACGCGTTTTTCGACGACGTGATACAGGTACGACGCGCCGATCATCAAGAGCCCCATCGCGACGAAGGTGAGGATGCGGTAGATCTGCTCGACACTCGACATGTCGAAGAGCACGAGTTTGAGGCCCGCGACGCCGAGCAGCCCCAGCGCCGCGAGGCGCAGTGCGCGGGCGCGGATGCGGAATCCGACGACGAGCGCGGCGACGGCGAACAATCCCCACGTGATCGTCACGGCCATCTGCGCGCCCCACTCGCCCTGCTGATCGATTCGGCGCATCGAGAAGAACGAATAATTTTCGAGCGTGAGGATCGCGAGTGCGAAGAGCGTCACCACGCCGAGGCCAATGGGACGCGGGTCAATCGCGCCGCGCGAGCCCTCGACGCGCCGTGCCGCCGCGAAAGCGCCCGCCGCCGCGACGACGACAGCCGCCGCGAAACGCGGATTCGCGAACCACGCCCAGCCCGACCCCGCGTACTGATAAGCCGAAATCGCCACGAATGCCGAGACGCCCGCGACGAGTGCGGCGCTCGCAAATAGCGCGAGCGACTTCGAGCGGTGGGCGATCAGGACGGTCACCGCCGCCGAGACGGCGAGCGCCGCGGCCGACGCGCATTGCGGCAGGCGCAGCGACCACGCGCCCGCGACCTCCCACACGCGCTCGGGCGCGAGAAACACGACATACAGGCTCGCTTCCTCGCTCGCGAAGTAGGCGGCGGCGAGAGCGGCGGTCACGGCGGCGGCCGTTCGCAGATAGCCGTCCCACGGCGTGGCGTCACGCTCGAACGCGCGATGCACGCGGGCGAAGA of the Deltaproteobacteria bacterium genome contains:
- a CDS encoding phosphatidylglycerophosphatase A, whose product is MQKFWLVLATGFGTGFAPVASGTFGTLVGIPVVWLFGLCPERYALLVGAIVLLLLGVKAAAVAEKHYGQKDSGKIVIDEIVGYMVTMYMVPVSWTTILAGFFLFRLFDVIKLWPARQIDQEMGGGWGVMLDDVAAGVYANVALQLLLVVGFVR
- a CDS encoding DUF3999 family protein, encoding MKRRILSLASIIVFIAGTAFAQEVPDLTRWRARAAIVADRFPQNGVVELPVGRDVFDAALPGLADVRVIDEAGAPVGWLLRDERPEVREESVRARILNRVRKGRDTQFVMDFGKKIEKNVLRIATDGRDFRRRVVIEGGDDGRIWATVREGALLFRVNHPEKAWEKLYNKDTVEFAVNDMRYLRVTVAAGDGDAGAPAVSDATAVLRVRPALALRQESAQTKSVETKDGVTTAEFDLGYRHLPIERLVIDIGDAFFHRSVRVEGRNAPEREIDVVMEDGSKTKRAEPESWTPVTSGTLWRFGADSGAEANLTLAWSGSGFRYVRILVEDLDNAPLTIRSLTAEVREVRLVFSPRSSGPFALYAGNPDASAPHYDLAHYVSALPEKAEGRIEPLAPNPDFGKVTTESPLAAIAMWAALLVAGGVIGALVWRQYRRIAAKEGS